One genomic segment of Hordeum vulgare subsp. vulgare chromosome 2H, MorexV3_pseudomolecules_assembly, whole genome shotgun sequence includes these proteins:
- the LOC123430192 gene encoding nod factor hydrolase protein 1-like, protein MAYTTVLLYTVISLSLFLAASALAPPPDTTQQAPRTVRAGYYFAADADLCPLAALDASLYTHLYYSSVSVHPTRRTLELPAEPAQARLLANFSRELKGKNPALRTLLSVATAGTEDAAADAATAFGDPAFAAMAMDPTSRAAFVDEAVRVARENGFDGVDVAWRFPASAVEMADFGFLVAEWRAAVPQGFLLTATVYFSNHVFGAPFAGVDYPSEVVAGSLDWINVMAFGLRPAGAAANITAFDAPLYDRASHFSVSYGVVSWLDAGVPAGKVVMGIPLYGRSWFLRNKANSGVGAPVVAAGPKQRGSNSTGAMSYAEVEALTTTAGGRAPVMTSFDNASVSSYLAVGDVWVAFDGAAVVAEKLGFAAQCGLLGYFLWPVNYDDTNLTVTRRASEVWEQSKISSNLRNATGVRQGKAPVELPPALGSPSPSTEPVPVPTSASFSWLCWKKLDAHLHLSVLILLLY, encoded by the exons ATGGCATACACCACAGTCCTCCTCTACACTGTCATCTCACTCTCGCTCTTCCTTGCAGCTTCAGCTCTTGCGCCACCGCCTGACACCACCCAACAAGCACCGAGGACGGTGCGGGCCGGCTACTACTTCGCCGCCGACGCCGACCTCTGCCCCCTCGCGGCCCTCGACGCTTCCCTCTACACCCACCTCTACTACTCATCTGTTTCCGTGCACCCCACGCGGCGCACGCTCGAGCTCCCAGCCGAACCGGCCCAGGCGCGCCTCCTTGCCAACTTCTCCCGGGAGCTCAAGGGCAAGAACCCGGCGCTCAGGACCCTGCTCTCCGTCGCCACCGCCGGCACCGAAGATGCCGCAGCAGACGCCGCCACGGCGTTTGGGGACCCTGCGTTCGCCGCCATGGCCATGGACCCGACGTCGCGGGCCGCGTTCGTCGACGAGGCCGTTCGGGTGGCGCGGGAGAATGGCTTCGACGGGGTTGACGTCGCGTGGCGGTTCCCGGCGTCGGCGGTGGAGATGGCCGACTTCGGGTTCCTGGTCGCCGAGTGGCGCGCCGCGGTGCCCCAGGGGTTCCTGCTCACGGCCACCGTCTACTTCTCTAACCACGTGTTCGGCGCGCCGTTCGCCGGCGTGGACTACCCGTCTGAGGTGGTCGCCGGGAGCCTCGACTGGATCAACGTGATGGCGTTCGGGCTCCGTCCGGCCGGCGCGGCGGCCAACATCACGGCCTTCGACGCGCCGCTGTACGACAGGGCGTCGCACTTCTCGGTGAGCTACGGCGTCGTCTCCTGGCTCGACGCGGGCGTCCCGGCTGGCAAGGTGGTCATGGGGATACCGCTCTACGGCCGGTCGTGGTTCCTGCGCAACAAGGCCAACAGCGGCGTCGGCGCGCCGGTCGTGGCCGCCGGGCCGAAGCAGCGCGGGAGCAACTCGACGGGGGCCATGTCCTACGCCGAGGTGGAGGCGCTCACCACGACCGCGGGCGGACGCGCGCCGGTGATGACGTCGTTCGACAACGCCTCAGTGTCGTCGTACCTGGCGGTGGGCGACGTTTGGGTCGCCTTCGACGGCGCGGCCGTCGTCGCCGAGAAGCTTGGCTTCGCTGCCCAGTGCGGCCTGCTCGGCTACTTCCTTTGGCCGGTGAACTACGATGACACCAACCTCACGGTAACCAGGAGAG CATCTGAGGTATGGGAGCAGAGCAAAATTTCGTCAAATTTGAGAAACGCCACCGGCGTCCGGCAGGGGAAGGCCCCAGTTGAACTGCCGCCGGCTCTCGGGTCGCCTTCGCCGTCGACAGAGCCGGTGCCCGTGCCGACGTCCGCGTCGTTCTCATGGCTGTGCTGGAAGAAGCTTGATGCGCACCTGCATTTGTCTGTACTAATTCTCCTCTTATATTAA